In Streptomyces sclerotialus, one genomic interval encodes:
- a CDS encoding cobalamin B12-binding domain-containing protein, with amino-acid sequence MGVARHQVGQSESRGGVSGANVAGPIRVVVAKPGLDGHDRGAKVIARALRDAGMEVIYTGLHQTPEQIVDTAIQEDADAIGLSILSGAHNTLFAKVIELLKERDAEDIKVFGGGIIPEADIPPLKEQGVAEIFTPGATTASIVEWVTANVRQLTA; translated from the coding sequence TCGGCATCAAGTGGGTCAATCGGAGAGCCGAGGCGGAGTGAGCGGAGCGAACGTCGCCGGTCCGATCCGTGTGGTGGTGGCCAAGCCGGGGCTCGACGGCCACGACCGCGGTGCCAAGGTCATCGCGCGGGCACTGCGTGACGCCGGTATGGAGGTCATCTACACCGGGCTCCACCAGACGCCGGAGCAGATCGTCGACACCGCGATCCAGGAGGACGCCGACGCGATCGGCCTCTCGATCCTCTCGGGGGCGCACAACACCCTCTTCGCGAAGGTGATCGAACTGCTCAAGGAGCGCGACGCGGAGGACATCAAGGTCTTCGGCGGCGGGATCATCCCGGAGGCCGACATCCCCCCGCTCAAGGAGCAGGGCGTCGCGGAGATCTTCACCCCCGGCGCGACGACGGCCTCCATCGTCGAATGGGTGACCGCCAACGTCCGCCAGCTGACGGCCTGA